Part of the Nerophis lumbriciformis linkage group LG24, RoL_Nlum_v2.1, whole genome shotgun sequence genome, CTTAATGATGAGAATTGATAAGTGATGAGAATAATGACACTTGATGATGAGAATTGATGAGACATTGATGATGTAAGTTGATGATGAAAGTTGATTGAGAATTGATGGTGAGAAATGAGAATTGATAAGAATTGATGGTGAGACTCGATGAGACTTGATGATGAGAAATGAGAATTGATGAGACTTGGTAAGACTTGGTGATGAGACTTGATGAGAATTGATGTGACTTAATGATGAGAAATGAGAATTGATGATGACATTTGATGTGACTTGATGAGAAATGGGAATTGATGAGACCTGATGATGACACTTGATGTGACTTGATGAGACCTGATGATGAGACTTGATGAGAATTGATGTGACTTCATGAGAAATAATTGATGAGACTTGAGACCTGATGATGTGACTTGATGAGAAAGGATAATTGATGAGACTTGATGAGAAATGAGACTTGATGAGACTTgaagagactagatgtgacttgtTGATGAGAAATGAGAATTGATTATAAGACTTGATGGTGAGAAATGAGAATTGATGTGACTTGATGAGAAATTATAATTGAtgatgagactagatgtgacttgaTGAGAAATGAGACTTGAtgatgagactagatgtgacttgaTGAGAGTTGATGAGAAATAAAAATTGATGAGACTtgataagactagatgtgacttgaTGAGAAATGAGAATTGATGATGTGACTTGATGAGAGTTGATGATGAGAAATGAGAATTGATGATGAGACTGAATGTGACTTGATGATGAGAAATGAGAATTGATGATGAGATAAATGAGAAACAACAGATAAATGAAGCGTGATGGCATCCAAAAGTCTAAATAACGTTTGTTGTTTCCAGCTGACCACTCAAACAGCCTCGTCTACTTGGCTCCTCCCACAAACAAGCTACAGCCGCACACAGCCGAGGCCCAGCCTCCCGTTTCCATGGTGCTGTCTCTTAGCTCTGCCGGATCCCACCCGATCTCGGACAGCAAGCAGGAAGTGGCGTACCAGAAGGACGGCGGCGAGAGCGTCAACGAGATCCCCTCGCTTGAGAGCACCGCCGCCACGGACCAAACCTCGACGGTTGCCTACGAGGAGGTGGGGCTAAATGGCCACATGGCGTCTGACGAGAGCCTCAAAGGAGCCGTGTTGACTCCTCCCCCACTGTTGCACATGAAGGTGGGTGGGGCAAAGATGGAGGGCCCTCCTAACACAGTGATGTCATCAGGGCCAGGGGCGGAGCCACGGGGGGATGGGGTGTCATGGCGGCCAATGCCCAGGTTGGTTCCTCTGGGACTGAAAGGAGCCCCGCCCACCTGATTGCGTCATCACAGCAATgagaagatgacatcatcacagcAATGAGATGACAGACAGGTGAGATGATGGCATCATCACGCAGGTGAGATGATGGCATCATCACGCAGGTGAGATGACGGCATCACCACACAGGTGAGATGACGTCATCATCACAAAGGTGAGATGACGTCCGCACACAGGTGAGATGACGTCATCATCACACAGGTGAGATGTGCTGGTTAGTTTGTTCTAAAGTTTTATTTTTCTACCttgtaaataattatttaaataaagtcTTCATTTGCATCAAATGGTTagtttttctgcaaaaaaaatcaAGTCTGTGATTGGTTCTTGAAAGGTGAATCAAATGTGATCAATTagtaatcaatcaattatcactTTCTCTCTTTTGATTTCTGTAAatgtgatttattgtcaattcttggtatgagaaatattttattttctcaaGTTGTCCTGTCAAAAACATTATTGATTAGATGTTGAAACATTATTATTGATCAGatgctgtgtggagtttgcatgttctcctcgtgactgtgtAGGttctactctggcttcctcccacctccaaagacatgcacctgtggataggctcctcccacttccaaagacatgcacctgtggataggctcctcccaccttcaaagccatgcacctggggataggttgatagacaacattcacacactagggcccatttagtgatgaggtggtgacttgtccagggtgtattccgccttccttgtccagggtgtaccccgtcattccttgtccagggcgtaccccgccttccttgtgcagggtgtaccccgtcttccttgGTCTTCCTTGTGCAGGGTGTACGCCGTCTTCCTTGGCctttcttgtccagggtgtaccctgtcttCCTTGGCctttcttgtccagggtgtaccccgccttctgcccgaatgcagctgggataggctccagcacccccgcgaccccgaaagggacacgcaatagaagatggatggatggatgttgaaataatattattgatcagaTGTtggacaagagaccagcaggtggcagcactacatacaacagaccAACAGGAGGCAGCACTACATACagcagaccagcaggtggcagcactacatacagcagaccagcaggtggcagcactacatacagCAGGTGGCAACACTACACACaacagaccagcaggtggcagcactacatacaagagaccagcaggtggcagcactacatacaaaAGATAATGTTTTCAACTTTAACTTTAGCAATACAACAATAACATGCATGCAGCCTCCTAACTCCTATACTGCTACTGAACAAAGATGTGATGCTAACAAAATGCTAGCTCAACGTGAAGGATAAGCTGCTAACGGTTCaagttgtcatcacacagataaaacacacatttttgcattttggatgaacataaatTGTAAACAgcacaaaatacaattttatggcaatattttaatgactaTCAACCAGTTTGTGTATGTTTTAAAATCTAGCatgtataataaaaatcgaaaaacggcccaaattgtgttttttgatttgcgtttcagaattggaaatagaatgaacggaaggtacacggaccagtATCAAATATAAAAAGATAGACTttcatttttataaataaagtatCAAACATAAACGGTagactttattttttataaataaagtaccaaatataaaaggtaaactttcattttttaaataaagtatcaAATATAAAAGGTAAACTTTTCTTTGGATAGTAAAGCTGAATTTATTATTCCTCTTGTTGCTGTCGTGAGAACCTGAATAAAACAGGAAGTCGTTCGTCCCGTCAGCAAAGTAAAAGTGCAGAGTGTAATTGCAAATATTTATTTGAGACgaacacaaacaggaagttacaTATTAACCCGCAATGGAGAGAGGAGTGGACTTCAGAGCGAACCGACAACACAAACGTCACGACAAAGATCGTCCCAGTGCTAACTGTGACTTTACTTTGAAAGTCCCTGCCGGAAACGCGGGTGTCGTGGCCGCAGGGTAACCGAGACACTGCTTCTtctgctccttcttcttcttctccttcttctcccagcTAACCACCATGCGGACCCGCAGCCAACGACCGGAAGCGCTCTACCACACGTGCTGACGCCGCCGGTTCGGCTGAGCTGACGGCGGTTGGGCCGCAGTCGTCATGCGGGAGAAGGCTGCTCGCTAGCCGGGGAGCTAAGATGAGCACCGACGGAAGTGGCGCGATCAGCCGCCGCATCAAGAACCTGTCAATCAAGCTGAGGGGGCGGGGCCGAGACGCGCGTCAGCAGCTGGACGCCAAGGTGTGTCTGATTGTTTATTGTGTGCGTGCGCGCGCAGCTCAGGTGTGATAGGTAGCAAGGAGGCTAAACCTAACTGCTCACGTGACCAACAAGTCGTGGCATAGTCAACAATGATGACGTCATAGTTGATGTTGTGCTGACAACCAAGAGTACTTTCACAGccgacaatgctaacaacacggccgCACCTTCAACTCCTGCCTCGTCGATATCATTTCATTGTGAGACTCTTTGACATCAGCGATGCTAAAAGGACTATCTAATGCTAACTCGACCGCTATCAGCTAATAGTAGCGGTCACTCAATGCTAAGTGGAGAGCAACTCTCTTGATGCACTTCACCTTCAACCCCTGCCTCGTCGATAACGCATCGTTGTGAGACTCTGACGTGAGCGATGCTAAAAGATGAGAGATAGCAGGACAACTGAGAGCTAACTACACCGCTATCAGCTAATAGTATCCGATAAGGACGACAAGCAAGCAGAGGAACTTCCCTGAGATGGTTtctcagtttgtgcagaaattctttgaTTATGCAAAGCAGTTGTTGCTGGTCTCAGATgaccatggaggtgcacctgctggatgtggaggtcctgggctggtgtgtttacatgtggtctgcggttgtgaggccggttggatgtactgccaaatcctCTGAAAggccttatggtagagaaatgaacattcaacagctgtggtggacattcctgcagtctgCACGCTCCCTCAGAACCTGGGACACCTGTGGCATCGTGCACACCTGTGCAACAATCCTGCTGTGTAATCAGCACCACCTGTGATCATGACTAGAAGCTAACCAGGACACGTGACATTTGTGACCATTGTGATGGAATGTTGGGAGCTGTCTTACAGGATTGGACTTCTCCCCTGCAGGTGACCCTGGAAAAGGTCCTGGGCATCACAGCACCTGGCAACCGAGCGCTGTCATGTGACCCTCGGACTGGACTATTGGCGTATCCCGCGGGGTGAGAAACTTGCATGCCATGTGACTTTTGTGGCAACATCTTTATCAATAACATTGATTGGTGGATCTATCAGAGGCCAGCCCCCGTAGACGGGTGAACTCTGGGGTCCGGTGCTGTGGTTGGCCAACAACCCAGGGCCATGTTTGATCGTTCAGTCTCAACTTGTACCCTAGACCTGTACCCTGGACAAGACTCACATTCACCTCAACTAGCCCCTCTGTCTCTGGAACCAAAGTCCTCCAGAGTAAAGTTGGCTATGGTTGAACTTCTTTTGATACGGTGCCACTTCTCAAACTGTGCCTGAAGTCCAGTTGCATATTCCCTAGGAATGACTCCTATTTTGTACCAGTCCAGAGATGTTAGCTCCTAAAGTGTCCTCTAACGTGTTAGCTTGTGAAACCTGTTAGCTTGTAACGTGTCCTCAAACTTGTTAACTTGTACACAGGTTAGCTTGTAAAGGGGCATTAAACTTGTTAACTTGTAAAACTTGTTAGCTTGTAAAACATGCTAGATTGTAAAGTGTCCTAAAACGTGTtagcttgtaaacatgttagcttgTAAAACATGCCAGCTTGTAACACATGCTAGCTTGTAAAGAGGCATTAAACTTGTTAACTTGTTAGCTTGTAAAACATGCTAGCTTGTAAAACATGCTAGCTTGTAACACATGCTAGCTTGTAAAGTGTCCTAAAACATGTTAGCTTGTAAAACATGCTAGCTTGTAAAGTGTCCTAAAACATGCTAGCTTGTAAAACATGTTAGCTTGTAAAACATGCTAGCTTGTAAAGTGTCCTAAAACATGTTAGCTTGTAAAACATGCTAGCTTGTAAAGGGGCATTAAACCTGTTAGCTTGTAAAACATGTCAGCTTTTTGGGTGAGAACCAGTTGGACTCAATGAAAGGAGGGTCCTTGTGCACAGGTGTGTGGTGGTCCTGCTGCATCCTCGCAAGAACAAACAATTCCACATTTTCAACACGTGGAGGTAAGTCTATGGTGTGTCCCGCCGTTGCCACGGTTACCGACGTGTCGGCCCGCAGGAAGACCATCACCACGCTGGCGTTCTCCCCGGACGGCAAGCACGTGGTCACCGGCGAGGTGAGTGGCGTGATGTGTCCCCGTCCCCGTTTTTAGGCCCTCATGTGACACGTGGCGGTCCTCAGAGCGGCCACTTGCCAGCGGTGCGCGTGTGGGAGGTGGCGAGCGGTGCCCAGGTCACCAAGCTCCAGGAGCACAAATATGGCGTGGCCTGCGTGACCTTCTCCCCCAACGGCAAATATATCATCAGCGTGGGATACCAGCACGACATGATGGTCCACGTGTGGAACTGGAAGGTATCTGGCTCACATCACCTGTAGCCCAAGGTGTctgacttcctgtgtgtgtgcagAAAGACGTGGTGGTGGCCGCCAACAAGGTGTCCAGTAAGGTGACGGCCGTCTCCTTCTCACACGACAGCTCCTACTTTGTGACGGCAGGAAACCGTCACCTCAAGTTCTGGTACCTGGACCACAGTAAGACGTCCAAGGTGAGTCACGTCCGTGTCCGACAGGAAGTCACGTGACCATGTGAGCTTCCCCACACGTAGGTGAATGCCACCGTGCCTCTGCTGGGGCGTTCAGGGCTGCTGGGAGAACTCAGGAACAACTTCTTCTGTGACGTGGGCTGTGGGCGGGGCCAGCAGGCGTCCTTCACCTTCTGCATCACTACCTCGGGTCTGCTGGTCCAGTTCGACCAGCGCCGCCTGCTGGACAAGTGGGTGGAGCTCCGGGTGGGTCCCCTGTCCAAAGTGGATGAAGTTGTGTGAGGTTGTGTGACGCGGTACTGGTGCTTGTGTAGGCGGCACAGGCCACCTGTTTGTGCGTCACGGACCAGCTGATCTTCTGCGGCTGCTCCGACGGCGCCGTGCGCGCCTTCAGCCCCCTGACGCTGCACTTCATCTGCACTTTGCCCCGCCCACACTTCCTGGGCGTGGACGTTGCCGCAATGACCGACATCAGGTAACCCGCTCAGCCGTCCCACGGGGGAGGGACCTTGTCCCTCCGAGCTCATCCCGCTCTCCCCCCAGTCAGCTTTTCTCCTGCAGAGCGGATGCACGCTATCCCGACACGGTGGCCGTGACCTACGACCCCAGCAACCACTGGCTGTCGTGCATCTACAACGACCACAGCGTCTATGTGTGGGACGTGGGAGACCTCCGGCGGGTGGGCAAACTCTACTCGGCGCTCTACCACGCCTCGTGTGTGTGGAGTCTAGAGGTAAGGGTCTAAGGTCTTTGAGACCGCTGATGACTAGCACGTCCCCATCTGGCCTACAGGTGTTTCCCCAGGAGGGCGGGGTCACAGGAGCAGAAAAGCTGGTCTTGGCCCCGGGCTGCTTCCTGTCCTGCTCCTCGGACAACACCATCCGTGTGTGGACCGTAGACGGGCGCCACTCCATGCAGGCCAACATTTTGAGCCATGTAGGAACACGCACGTGCACGTGCACCAGTCTGCAAGTAACTCTGACCTCCGACCCCCTCAGGATCTACACACTGTCATCTATGTGGACACCAATGCGGCCAGCCTTCTGGACACGGACAGTGTCTCAGTCGCTGAGGGCCCACAGTGCGAGCAGAATCGCGGGGGAATCAGGACCTTGCGGATCAGTCCTGATGGGCGCCACCTGGCATCAGGAGATCGCATGGGTGTCCTCAGGTCTGTGACCACACCCCATAAAGAAGCAGGAAGTTCATCTTGTCATCTAATGTCTGTGTCTATACCTGTGTCCGTGTCCACGCCTGTGTTTGGTGTGGGTGTGTAACTACCTGTGTCTGTGCCTCTCCTTGGTGCACCTGTGTCTATACCTGTGTCCAtgcctgtgtctgtgtgtgtctctgCCTCTACCTGGTGCACTTGTGTCCATGCATGTGTCTGGTGTGGGTGTGTAACTACCTGtgcctgtgtgtgtctgtgcgccTGTGTCTATGCGTGTGTCTGTGCCTGTACATGGTGTGCCTGTGTCTATGCATGTGTCTGTGCCTGTACATGGTGTGCCTGTGTCTATGCGTGTGTCTGTGCCTCTACCTCTGCCTGTACATGGTGTGCCTGTGTCTATGCGTGTGTCTGTGCCACTACCTCTGCCTGTACATGGTGTGCCTGTGTCTTTGCCTCGTGTGGGTGTGTACCTGCCTGTGCGCTGTGTCTATGCGTGTGCCTCTGTCTGTACCTGTGCCTGTTACTGCGTGTCTGCCTATGCCTGTACCTCTACCTATGTCTGTACCTCTACCAATGCCTGCACCTCTACCTGTGCCTGTACCTCTACCTGTGCCTGTACCTATACCTCTACCTGTGCCGGGTGTGCCTCTACCTGTGTCGGGTGTCCCTCAACCTGTGCCGGGTGTGCCTGTACCTCTGCCTATGCCTGTACCTGTGCCTCTACTTGTGCCTGGGGCCATGCCCGTGTCAGGGTCCTGGACCTGCACGCCATGGAGGAGATCGTCAACGTTCAGGCGCATGACTCTGAGATTCTTAGTCTGGACTTCTCCCAGGCGGACACAGGTGAGTGTCAAGTGACCAAATCCAAGCCTGCGATTGGCCGATAGTAACCGTGTCACATGACCGCACCTGTCAGGCGTCAACTTTTTGGCCACGGCCGGTCGAGATCGCCTCATCCACGTGTTGGACGCGGCGGCGGACTACCGTCTGGTCCAAACGCTGGACGAACACTCCTCGTCCATCACCGCCGTCAGATTCGCCGGTCGGTGACTTCTGACCCTGCCAGCAGCCTCTCCTGTGTAAAGCGTGACATcatcacttcctgcttcctgccttGCAGCCAACGGGGGCAAAGTGCGACTGATCAGCTGCGGCGCGGACAAGAGCGTCTACTTCCGCAGCGGCCAGCAGGTGTGGTCCTCCCGCCAAGTTAGCACTTCCTGTTGCTAACCTTGTACTCCCCGGCCAAGTTAGCACTTTCTGTTGCTAACCTTGTACTCCCCGGCCAAGTTAGCATTTCCTGTTGCTAACCTTGGACTCCCCACGCAGACGGACCAAGGTCTGGAGTTCGCTCGGACGCACCACGTGGCGAGGAAGACCACGCTCTACGACATGGATGTGGAGCCCACCAGGAAATATGCCGCCATTGGCTGCCAGGACCGCAGCATCAGGTGAGACTCCGCCCCCTCTCTGAAGACCATGAGGATGAGGATGTCCGTCTTGCAGGATCTTCAACATCAGCAACAGCAAACAGAAGAAGATCTTCAAAGGCTCTCAGGGAGAAGATGGAACGCTCATCAAGGTGTGGCCTGTTGACATGGTAACAAACCAGGAAGTCTCATTCTCCGCCTCCTCTGCAGGTCACCATCGACCCCTCGGGTCTCTACATCGCCACTTCCTGTTCCGACAAGAGCATCAACATCTTCGACTTGTACTCCGGCCAGTCTGTGGCCACCgtctttggacactcgggtgaggcgcgcgcgcgtgtgtgtgtgtgtgtgtgtgtgtgtgtgtgtgtgtgtgtgtgtgtgtgtgtgtgtgtgtgtgtgtgtgtgtgtgtgtgtgtgtgtgtgtgtttggacactcgggtgggtcctgtgtgtgtgttttaacagtctgctctttgtgtgtgtgtgtgtcagaggtgGTGACTGGCTTGAAGTTCAGCAACGACTGCACACGCCTCATCAGTGTGTCAGGAGACAGGTACGCTACACTGACCCTCATGTGGTCACACACCATGAGTCacacttgtgtgtgtatgtgtgcgtgtgtgtgcatacatgtgtgtgtgtgtgtgtgtagctgcaTCTTCGTGTGGCGTCTGAGCCCACAGATGACGCTGAAGATGCAGCAGCGGCTGGCTGACCTAAGACCCTCCCTCTCGGGTGGCGTGTCCCACAATGCACCTCAGCGGGCGGCAAGGTTCAGGTGAGGTAGATTACCGCCTGTGTGGTTCCCATGTAAACGGCGGATGACGTCATACGCTGTTGGCCCCGCAGGGAGGCGGAGTGTCCCCCCCATGCCATGTCTTCTGacagcgaggaggaggaggaggagccagcGGGTCTCAGCAGGGTGGAGGAGGACGCAGGTGTGTTGCCATAGCAACGTGGAAAACAGTTGAAAGTTGAGGCAGTAACGGAACTTTGCTTGCAGCTGACACGTCACATGACAGGAAGTCAGGCTGCATGATGGTGAGTGACTTTTAACCCCACCAGTGCTA contains:
- the mapkbp1 gene encoding mitogen-activated protein kinase-binding protein 1, which encodes MSTDGSGAISRRIKNLSIKLRGRGRDARQQLDAKVTLEKVLGITAPGNRALSCDPRTGLLAYPAGCVVVLLHPRKNKQFHIFNTWRKTITTLAFSPDGKHVVTGESGHLPAVRVWEVASGAQVTKLQEHKYGVACVTFSPNGKYIISVGYQHDMMVHVWNWKKDVVVAANKVSSKVTAVSFSHDSSYFVTAGNRHLKFWYLDHSKTSKVNATVPLLGRSGLLGELRNNFFCDVGCGRGQQASFTFCITTSGLLVQFDQRRLLDKWVELRAAQATCLCVTDQLIFCGCSDGAVRAFSPLTLHFICTLPRPHFLGVDVAAMTDISQLFSCRADARYPDTVAVTYDPSNHWLSCIYNDHSVYVWDVGDLRRVGKLYSALYHASCVWSLEVFPQEGGVTGAEKLVLAPGCFLSCSSDNTIRVWTVDGRHSMQANILSHDLHTVIYVDTNAASLLDTDSVSVAEGPQCEQNRGGIRTLRISPDGRHLASGDRMGVLRVLDLHAMEEIVNVQAHDSEILSLDFSQADTGVNFLATAGRDRLIHVLDAAADYRLVQTLDEHSSSITAVRFAANGGKVRLISCGADKSVYFRSGQQTDQGLEFARTHHVARKTTLYDMDVEPTRKYAAIGCQDRSIRIFNISNSKQKKIFKGSQGEDGTLIKVTIDPSGLYIATSCSDKSINIFDLYSGQSVATVFGHSEVVTGLKFSNDCTRLISVSGDSCIFVWRLSPQMTLKMQQRLADLRPSLSGGVSHNAPQRAARFREAECPPHAMSSDSEEEEEEPAGLSRVEEDAADTSHDRKSGCMMPPSQGQLPRRRWSRKSDGASDVLTVKSMLDLRQLDAEAETLCRDGSPMGTWVSGAGLHKTNQLKGSSISLQVEHVDVRTNHRPDFMSKQSPEKEETVLFPDQWEESVNSDFEVKGTCSVAAAGQRDKPSPDSGCSLRFNSRTSSPYPGAEDSEQLSEDGDSLDDEVDAGLVPQTPDQEAFLKKHFVTLADVADGPSRTAHSSNESLSISSKFLSQNSAASRAVPWSQTGSEAREKKSRPLVSEVHPLRDQNKDQSQKESRLLEDEVQDLHSKKVVESRKEVGVVFQSVEPDCVSPLPSGLCGGVSLQRPTSLPSGPRRHFASSPHQESVAMTTLRKPSPWAGGSRSYMSPTTSSMAKMSRSVSLGDALDRASLDPSVGATGAGFSCLITPQATLPQAAPAPVLVSCPFSSPSWQGNQPTPPPRFLHARLPAAPLPDKPSIKTAPTGPPLVPGPTLLEEVGGGTKPKDDADRPMSAEECQALTNELLSCFKRATHLYRKMSASCSEDSTPEHSHMTQHLSEALQAMRAELESLPLRSGGGLLEAAGQERTAALLEEYSLLLLQAVNRKLRPLEDT